Proteins encoded within one genomic window of uncultured Sphingopyxis sp.:
- a CDS encoding NAD(P)-dependent oxidoreductase, with product MSEQKLRISFIGTGVMGGPMAGHLAKAGHDLTVYNRTRSKADVWVAAHGGTAASTPAEAAEDADVVLTCVGNDDDLAQVTLGRDGAFKAMKKGALFVDHTTVSARIARQLSVEADGLGLLCLDAPVSGGEAGAQNGTLSIMCGGSVEAFAAAAPVMQAYAARMVHIGGPGAGQTTKMVNQIAIAGVVQGLSEALRFAQASKLDTDKVFEAVSGGAAASWQMLNRWDTMAKDEFDFGFAVDWMRKDLGLALDEARVNGATLPVASLVDQFYADVQKAGGGRKDTSSLVTRLPK from the coding sequence ATGAGCGAACAGAAATTGCGCATCAGCTTCATCGGCACCGGCGTCATGGGCGGACCGATGGCGGGGCATCTCGCGAAAGCGGGGCACGACCTCACCGTCTATAATCGCACAAGATCGAAGGCCGACGTCTGGGTCGCGGCGCATGGCGGAACCGCGGCATCGACCCCGGCGGAGGCCGCGGAGGACGCCGATGTCGTTCTCACCTGTGTCGGCAACGACGACGATCTCGCGCAGGTCACGCTCGGACGCGACGGCGCGTTCAAGGCGATGAAAAAGGGCGCGCTGTTCGTCGATCACACCACCGTTTCGGCGCGCATCGCGCGCCAGCTCTCGGTCGAGGCCGACGGGCTCGGCCTCCTCTGCCTCGACGCCCCGGTCTCGGGCGGCGAGGCGGGCGCACAGAACGGCACGCTCTCGATCATGTGCGGCGGCAGCGTCGAAGCCTTTGCCGCCGCCGCGCCGGTGATGCAGGCCTATGCCGCGCGCATGGTCCATATCGGCGGACCCGGCGCGGGGCAGACGACCAAGATGGTTAACCAGATCGCGATCGCGGGCGTGGTCCAGGGCCTCTCCGAAGCGCTGCGCTTCGCGCAGGCGTCGAAGCTCGACACCGACAAGGTGTTCGAAGCGGTGTCGGGCGGCGCGGCGGCGAGCTGGCAGATGCTCAACCGCTGGGATACGATGGCGAAGGACGAATTCGACTTCGGCTTCGCGGTCGACTGGATGCGCAAGGACCTCGGCCTCGCGCTCGACGAAGCGCGCGTCAACGGCGCGACCTTGCCCGTCGCCAGCCTCGTCGACCAATTTTACGCGGACGTGCAAAAGGCCGGCGGCGGCCGCAAGGATACGAGCTCGCTCGTGACGAGGCTGCCGAAGTGA
- a CDS encoding amidohydrolase family protein encodes MGLLALLALTLAAPAHADTLIDNVNGITLDKDGKLVRFTGLVIDTEGKVKQLLGRKDKRPERPDFKQDGKGKTLIPGLIDAHGHVMGLGFKLMLLDLSGTGSLAEAQAAIRKYAAENPEMPWIIGSGWNQEKWGLGRFPTAADLDAAVPDRPVWLERVDGHAGWANSAAMAAAKITPASKSPEGGRIEMAGGKPSGVFVDAAMRLIDGAKPKPLARDLDRALYLAQQKLLEQGITTIADMGTTIEEWQAYRRAGDKKQLAVRILSYGGDIDNMAIIAGSEPTPWLYDDRLRMVGVKLYLDGALGSRGAWLKAPYADAPGQKGLPLLTPAQLRNKMVRASMDKFQVAIHAIGDAANAEALAAIADLTADLPGERRWRIEHAQIIDPADIARFAELKVVASMQPIHQPSDRLMAEARLGPDRLKGAYAWRSLQNAGVRLAFGSDVPVESANPFPGIAAAISRTDAKGEPFGGWRPEEAVSRETALDGFTRTAAYAGFAEDRIGTLMPGMRADFLIVDADPMLASPDEIRRMAPLETWVGGYRYYKQKEGATVGR; translated from the coding sequence ATGGGATTGCTGGCCCTTCTCGCCCTCACCCTCGCCGCCCCCGCGCACGCCGACACGCTGATCGACAATGTCAACGGCATCACGCTCGACAAGGACGGCAAGCTCGTCCGCTTCACCGGGCTCGTCATCGATACCGAGGGCAAGGTGAAGCAGCTGCTCGGCCGCAAGGACAAGCGCCCCGAACGCCCCGATTTCAAGCAGGACGGCAAGGGCAAGACCCTCATCCCCGGGCTGATCGACGCGCACGGCCATGTCATGGGGCTCGGTTTCAAGCTGATGCTTCTCGACCTGTCGGGCACCGGCAGCCTCGCCGAAGCGCAGGCGGCGATCCGCAAATATGCCGCCGAAAATCCCGAAATGCCGTGGATCATCGGGTCGGGGTGGAATCAGGAGAAATGGGGCCTCGGCCGCTTCCCGACCGCCGCCGATCTCGACGCCGCCGTGCCGGACCGCCCCGTCTGGCTCGAACGCGTCGACGGCCACGCCGGCTGGGCGAACAGCGCGGCGATGGCGGCGGCGAAAATCACCCCCGCGAGCAAGTCGCCCGAGGGTGGCCGCATCGAAATGGCGGGCGGCAAGCCGAGCGGCGTCTTCGTCGACGCCGCGATGCGCCTGATCGACGGCGCCAAGCCCAAGCCGCTCGCGCGCGACCTCGACCGCGCGCTGTATCTGGCGCAGCAGAAATTGCTCGAACAGGGGATCACGACGATCGCCGACATGGGCACGACGATCGAGGAATGGCAGGCCTATCGCCGCGCAGGCGACAAGAAGCAGCTCGCGGTGCGCATCCTCTCCTATGGCGGCGACATCGACAATATGGCGATCATCGCCGGGTCCGAACCGACACCGTGGCTCTACGACGACCGGCTGCGCATGGTCGGGGTGAAGCTCTATCTCGACGGCGCGCTGGGTTCGCGCGGCGCGTGGTTGAAGGCGCCTTATGCCGACGCGCCGGGACAGAAGGGGCTTCCCCTCCTCACCCCCGCGCAGCTGCGCAACAAGATGGTGCGCGCGTCGATGGACAAGTTTCAGGTCGCGATCCACGCGATCGGCGATGCGGCGAATGCCGAGGCGCTCGCCGCCATCGCCGACCTCACCGCCGACCTGCCCGGCGAGCGCCGCTGGCGCATCGAACATGCGCAGATCATTGACCCCGCCGACATCGCGCGCTTCGCCGAGCTCAAGGTCGTCGCCTCGATGCAGCCGATCCACCAACCATCGGACCGCCTCATGGCCGAAGCGCGCCTCGGCCCAGACCGCCTCAAGGGCGCCTATGCGTGGCGCAGCCTCCAGAATGCGGGCGTCCGCCTCGCCTTCGGTTCGGACGTGCCGGTCGAAAGCGCCAACCCCTTCCCCGGCATCGCCGCCGCCATCTCGCGCACCGATGCCAAGGGCGAACCCTTCGGCGGCTGGCGCCCGGAGGAAGCGGTCAGCCGCGAGACCGCGCTCGACGGCTTCACCCGCACCGCGGCCTATGCGGGATTTGCGGAAGACCGCATCGGCACGCTGATGCCGGGGATGCGCGCCGATTTCCTGATCGTCGACGCCGACCCGATGCTCGCGAGCCCCGACGAGATCCGCCGCATGGCGCCGCTCGAAACCTGGGTCGGCGGCTATCGCTATTACAAGCAGAAGGAAGGCGCGACCGTTGGCCGATAG
- a CDS encoding FAD-dependent oxidoreductase produces MADSPSRRALLTGLAALPVAASAAAAERKERRSKKRKPPKPKVQHVDVAIIGAGVFGAWTAWHLLRAGKSVRLFDAYGAGNARSSSGGASRVIRMGYGADTLYSEMARESLEYWKELSDSASAPIFHNTGVLWFAPQGEAYTQQSLAWLQANRVRHEHGDVSWLQNKYRQIQFYQGETGILETEAGALIAARGVQELIADAQIEVERVVMPAPLFSKRTKRHTLPDGGTADHLVYAAGPWIAELFPQQLMNKIVATRQEVYHFGAPQGDTRFAPPELPVWADFNNGRIVYGIPDLEGAGFKIAFDTHGPAIDPDTLERQLTPAGIAEARAYVARRFPGLAGAPLLGGRVCQYENSSNGDYLIDRLPGQERVWLVGGGSGHGFKNGPAVGKRVAAHILDEDLAVEPRFSFATKGTVAARTVF; encoded by the coding sequence TTGGCCGATAGTCCTTCGCGCCGCGCGCTGCTGACCGGCCTCGCGGCGCTGCCCGTCGCGGCGAGCGCGGCGGCGGCCGAGCGCAAGGAGCGCCGCTCGAAAAAGCGCAAGCCGCCCAAGCCCAAGGTCCAGCATGTCGATGTCGCGATCATCGGCGCCGGCGTCTTCGGCGCGTGGACCGCGTGGCATCTCCTCCGCGCGGGCAAGTCGGTGCGCCTCTTCGACGCCTATGGCGCGGGCAACGCGCGCAGCTCGTCGGGCGGAGCGAGCCGCGTCATCCGCATGGGTTATGGCGCCGACACCCTCTATTCGGAGATGGCGCGCGAATCGCTCGAATATTGGAAAGAGCTTTCCGACAGCGCGAGCGCGCCGATCTTCCACAACACCGGCGTGCTCTGGTTCGCGCCGCAGGGCGAGGCCTACACCCAACAGTCGCTCGCCTGGCTGCAGGCGAACCGCGTGCGCCACGAGCATGGCGACGTCAGCTGGCTCCAGAACAAATATCGCCAGATCCAATTCTATCAGGGCGAGACGGGCATCCTCGAGACCGAGGCGGGCGCGCTGATCGCCGCGCGCGGCGTGCAGGAACTGATCGCCGACGCCCAGATCGAGGTCGAACGCGTCGTCATGCCCGCGCCGCTCTTCTCGAAGCGGACGAAGCGCCACACGCTCCCCGACGGCGGCACCGCCGATCATCTCGTCTATGCCGCGGGCCCGTGGATCGCCGAACTCTTCCCGCAGCAACTGATGAACAAGATCGTCGCGACGCGGCAGGAAGTCTATCATTTCGGCGCGCCGCAAGGCGACACGCGCTTCGCCCCGCCCGAGCTTCCCGTCTGGGCCGATTTCAACAACGGCCGCATCGTTTACGGCATCCCCGACCTCGAAGGCGCGGGGTTCAAGATCGCGTTCGACACGCACGGTCCGGCGATCGACCCCGACACGCTCGAACGCCAGCTCACCCCGGCGGGCATCGCCGAAGCGCGCGCCTATGTCGCGCGGCGTTTCCCCGGTCTCGCGGGCGCCCCGCTGCTCGGCGGGCGCGTCTGCCAATATGAGAACAGCTCGAACGGCGACTATCTGATCGACCGCCTGCCCGGGCAGGAACGCGTCTGGCTCGTCGGCGGCGGGTCGGGACACGGCTTCAAGAACGGCCCCGCGGTGGGAAAGCGCGTCGCGGCGCATATCCTCGACGAGGATCTCGCGGTCGAACCGCGCTTCAGCTTCGCGACCAAGGGGACCGTCGCGGCGCGGACGGTGTTCTGA
- a CDS encoding alpha-hydroxy acid oxidase: MRLTDCHNIDDFRALAKRRLPWPVFDYIDGAADDEVTRRRNRAAFDGCDLIPRVLAGVESVDMKTTLFGREIAMPLFLAPTALQRLFHWQGERAVLRAAANAGTVAGISSLATIGLAEAGALTTGPKLFQLYVHHDEGLNQAMLDAARAAQFDAVALTVDTIVGGNRERCLRSGFTSPPRFTARNMLSYAAKPSWGLNYVLREKFSLPNLATHVSEGSSVPRSVAEYFTSMLDQSLDWKRAEAIRKKWDGPFCLKGIVAVEDAKRAADIGATAIMVSNHGGRQLDGSIAPFDALAAIVDAVGDRVEVICDGGITRGTHVLKALSVGAKACSGGRLYLYALAAAGEDGVSRAVALLRAEIERGMKLMGARSLADLSRANLRWH; encoded by the coding sequence GTGCGCCTGACCGACTGCCACAATATCGACGACTTCCGCGCGCTCGCGAAGCGCCGCCTGCCGTGGCCGGTGTTCGACTATATCGACGGCGCCGCCGACGACGAGGTCACGCGCCGCCGCAACCGCGCGGCGTTCGACGGCTGCGACCTCATCCCGCGCGTGCTCGCCGGCGTCGAAAGTGTCGACATGAAGACGACGCTGTTCGGGCGCGAGATCGCGATGCCGCTCTTCCTCGCGCCGACCGCGCTCCAGCGCCTCTTCCACTGGCAGGGCGAGCGCGCCGTCCTCCGCGCCGCCGCCAATGCCGGCACCGTCGCGGGCATTTCGAGCCTCGCGACGATCGGCCTCGCCGAAGCGGGCGCGCTGACCACCGGTCCCAAGCTGTTCCAGCTCTATGTCCATCACGACGAGGGGCTCAACCAGGCGATGCTCGACGCCGCGCGCGCGGCGCAATTCGATGCCGTCGCGCTCACCGTGGACACCATCGTCGGCGGCAACCGCGAACGCTGCCTGCGCTCGGGCTTCACCTCGCCGCCGCGCTTCACGGCGCGCAACATGCTCTCCTACGCCGCCAAACCCAGCTGGGGGCTCAACTATGTGCTGCGCGAGAAATTCAGCCTGCCCAACCTTGCCACGCATGTGTCCGAAGGATCGAGCGTGCCCAGGTCGGTCGCCGAATATTTCACCTCGATGCTCGACCAGAGCCTCGACTGGAAGCGCGCCGAGGCGATCCGCAAAAAGTGGGACGGCCCCTTCTGCCTGAAAGGGATCGTCGCGGTCGAGGATGCGAAGCGCGCCGCCGACATCGGCGCCACCGCAATTATGGTGTCGAACCACGGCGGACGCCAGCTCGACGGCAGCATCGCCCCCTTCGACGCGCTCGCCGCAATCGTCGATGCCGTGGGCGACAGGGTCGAAGTGATCTGCGACGGCGGCATCACGCGCGGCACGCATGTGCTGAAGGCGCTGTCGGTCGGCGCCAAAGCCTGTTCGGGCGGCCGCCTCTATCTCTACGCGCTCGCCGCGGCGGGCGAGGATGGCGTGAGCCGCGCAGTCGCCCTGCTCCGCGCCGAGATCGAGCGCGGCATGAAGCTGATGGGCGCAAGGTCGCTGGCCGACCTCTCGCGCGCCAATCTGCGCTGGCATTGA
- a CDS encoding TorF family putative porin, giving the protein MKTLVRACIGALVAATAMSTPAFAQEEEASDGITISGNATVVSDYRFRGFSQSNEEAAIQGGFSISHDSGLYVGTWGSSIGFANGTEIDVFGGYSTEVAPGLTADIGATLYLYPGTSNSSVIEPYFSVSGDLGPASIKTGIAWAPGGQDSLGDDSGVYIYTDAGVAIPSTPFTLNGHIGFAKSDSFLGGADGEVIDYSVGVSASYKMLTGSVAYVNTDAPKAFGYKESVGADGAVIFTLGVSF; this is encoded by the coding sequence ATGAAAACTCTCGTACGCGCGTGCATCGGCGCGCTTGTCGCCGCGACGGCGATGTCCACCCCCGCTTTCGCCCAGGAAGAAGAAGCCAGCGACGGCATCACCATCAGCGGCAATGCCACCGTCGTCAGCGACTATCGCTTTCGCGGCTTCAGCCAGTCGAACGAAGAGGCCGCGATCCAGGGCGGCTTCAGCATCAGCCACGACAGCGGCCTTTACGTCGGCACCTGGGGATCGAGCATCGGCTTTGCCAACGGCACCGAAATCGATGTTTTCGGCGGCTATTCGACCGAGGTCGCCCCGGGCCTGACCGCCGACATCGGCGCGACCCTCTATCTTTATCCCGGCACGTCGAACAGTTCGGTCATCGAGCCTTATTTCTCGGTCTCGGGCGACCTCGGCCCGGCTTCGATCAAGACCGGCATCGCCTGGGCGCCGGGCGGCCAGGATTCGCTCGGCGACGACAGCGGCGTCTATATCTATACCGACGCCGGCGTCGCGATCCCCAGCACGCCCTTCACGCTGAACGGCCATATCGGCTTTGCAAAGAGCGACAGCTTCCTGGGCGGCGCCGACGGTGAAGTCATCGATTATTCGGTCGGCGTGTCGGCGAGCTACAAGATGCTCACCGGCAGCGTCGCCTATGTCAACACCGATGCCCCCAAGGCCTTTGGCTACAAGGAATCGGTCGGCGCCGACGGCGCCGTGATCTTCACACTCGGCGTCTCCTTCTGA